In a genomic window of Quercus lobata isolate SW786 chromosome 4, ValleyOak3.0 Primary Assembly, whole genome shotgun sequence:
- the LOC115983688 gene encoding neutral/alkaline invertase 3, chloroplastic-like produces the protein MGTSEAVLQVLSGAVPRLFHSDSCFSTSDSIYASKFRLKCSRRRASRYLQFLKCSSVLQYGVGGIGSGVPNKKADPSSLQICKCQKSESVSGVTTEDGNGAWFVDNAKNLNPINGMVNAPNVLEFQDLQHLKQENEGLKSNSANGTLRDTFHKISVDSIEDEAWDLLRESVVYYCGSPIGTIAAKDPTSSNTLNYDQVFIRDFIPSGIAFLLKGEYDIVRNFILHTLQLQSWEKTMDCHSPGQGLMPASFKVRTVPLDGDDSATEEVLDPDFGEAAIGRVAPVDSGLWWIILLRAYGKCSGDLSVQERVDVQTGIKMILRLCIADGFDMFPTLLVTDGSCMIDRRMGIHGHPLEIQALFYSALLCAREMLAPEDGSADLLRALNNRLVALSFHIREYYWVDMKKLNEIYRYKTEEYSYDAVNKFNIYPDQISPWLVEWMPNKGGYLIGNLQPAHMDFRFFSLGNLWSVASGLATMDQSHAILDLIEAKWADLVAGMPLKICYPALEGQEWQIITGSDPKNTPWSYHNAGAWPTLLWQLTVACIKMDRPEIAAKAIEVAEKRISQDKWPEYYDTKRGRFIGKQSRLFQTWSIAGYLVAKLLLADPSKAKILITEEDSELVNAFSCMISANPRRKHGRKNLKQTYIV, from the exons ATGGGAACTTCTGAAGCAGTTCTGCAAGTTTTGTCTGGGGCTGTACCTCGTCTATTTCATAGTGACTCATGTTTTAGCACGTCAGATTCAATATATGCTTCTAAATTCCGTTTAAAATGTTCGAGGAGAAGGGCCTCAAGGTATCTGCAGTTTCTCAAGTGTTCAAGTGTGCTGCAGTATGGAGTTGGAGGGATAGGAAGTGGTGTTCCCAATAAAAAAGCTGATCCTTCTTCGCTTCAAATTTGCAAATGCCAAAAATCCGAGAGTGTAAGTGGGGTAACTACGGAAGATGGAAATGGGGCATGGTTTGTTGACAATGCAAAGAACTTAAATCCCATTAATGGTATGGTGAATGCGCCAAATGTTCTGGAGTTTCAGGATCTTCAACATTTGAAACAAGAAAATGAGGGTTTGAAATCTAACAGTGCAAATGGTACACTAAGAGATACCTTTCACAAGATTAGTGTTGATTCCATTGAGGATGAAGCATGGGACCTACTCCGGGAATCTGTGGTGTATTATTGTGGTAGTCCTATTGGAACAATAGCTGCAAAGGACCCGACAAGTTCCAACACGTTGAATTATGATCAAGTTTTCATACGGGATTTCATACCTTCTGGTATAGCTTTCTTATTGAAGGGGGAGTATGATATTGTTCGGAACTTCATCCTTCATACACTTCAGTTGCAG AGCTGGGAGAAAACAATGGATTGTCACAGTCCTGGTCAAGGGTTGATGCCAGCTAGTTTCAAGGTGCGTACAGTTCCCTTGGATGGTGATGATTCTGCAACAGAAGAGGTATTGGATCCTGACTTTGGAGAGGCAGCAATTGGCCGTGTCGCACCGGTTGATTCTG GATTATGGTGGATTATTTTATTACGTGCCTATGGAAAATGCTCTGGGGACCTGTCTGTTCAGGAGAGAGTTGATGTGCAAACAGgaattaaaatgattttaagGCTATGTATTGCTGATGGTTTTGATATGTTCCCTACGTTATTAGTGACAGATGGTTCCTGCATGATAGATCGGCGAATGGGAATTCATGGTCACCCTCTAGAAATACAG GCACTTTTTTATTCAGCGTTACTTTGTGCTCGTGAAATGCTTGCTCCTGAGGATGGATCAGCTGATCTTTTGCGGGCACTGAACAATCGTCTAGTAGCTCTGTCATTCCATATTAGAGAGTATTATTGGGTTGATATGAAAAAACTAAATGAGATTTATCGTTATAAGACTGAGGAGTACTCATATGATGCAGTTAATAAGTTCAATATATACCCAGATCAGATTTCTCCTTGGTTGGTGGAATGGATGCCCAATAAAGGTGGCTATCTAATTGGAAACTTGCAACCAGCTCACATGGATTTTCGATTTTTTTCTCTAGGAAACTTGTGGTCTGTTGCGAGTGGTCTGGCAACAATGGATCAATCACATGCCATATTGGATCTCATTGAAGCCAAATGGGCAGATTTGGTAGCTGGTATGCCGCTTAAGATTTGTTATCCTGCTCTTGAAGGTCAGGAGTGGCAGATTATCACAGGCAGTGATCCTAAGAACAC GCCTTGGTCCTACCATAATGCAGGTGCTTGGCCAACTTTGCTCTGGCAG CTCACAGTTGCTTGCATAAAGATGGATAGGCCAGAAATTGCTGCTAAAGCTATTGAGGTTGCTGAGAAACGCATATCACAAGATAAGTGGCCTGAATATTATGACACTAAAAGAGGAAGGTTCATCGGAAAACAATCACGCCTGTTTCAGACCTGGTCAATTGCAGGATACCTTGTGGCAAAGCTCCTGCTTGCTGATCCAAGTAAAGCCAAGATTCTTATAACTGAAGAGGATTCTGAACTGGTCAATGCCTTCTCTTGCATGATTAGTGCGAACCCAAGAAGAAAGCACGGTCGGAAGAATTTGAAACAGACATATATAGTATGA
- the LOC115985242 gene encoding cytochrome P450 81E8-like: MVAILLYLSLTLLIFLVATKLIVKTRTTRPKQLPPSPPSLPIIGHLHIIKKPLHRTFHSLSQKYGQIFSLKFGSQLVVIVSSPSAVEECFTKNDIVLADRPPLLLGKHIAYNNTTLSQSSYGDHWRNLRRISTLEIFSSNRLNKFLGIRRDEMKHLLRNLSRNSCHGFAKVELQSMFSEMTFNTIMRMVAGKRYYRYGEDVKDEEEARQFRQILKESTRLGGASNPAEFVPILRWMDYGGLEKKLKSLSKRTDEILQALVDEQRRKEEEGNTMIDHLLSLQKSQPDYYTDQLIKGLILVLLLAGTDTSSVTLEWAMTNLLNHPNILKKARDEIDSQIGEEKLIEESDVSKLPYLQSIISETLRLYPATPLLVPHMSSADCTIEGYDVPSGTMLLVNAWAIHRDPKVWDDATSFKPERFENGEVEGHKLMPFGIGRRACPGAGLAQRTVSLTLGSLIQSFEWERVTTKEVDINEGSGITMPKAMPLEAMCKARPIMHKFLSKSTDDV; encoded by the exons ATGGTAGCCATCTTACTATATTTGTCTCTCACTCTTCTCATATTTCTTGTTGCTACCAAGCTCATCGTCAAAACAAGAACTACTCGACCAAAACAACTCCCACCTAGCCCACCTTCTCTTCCAATTATAGGCCATCTCCATATCATTAAAAAACCACTCCACCGTACTTTCCATTCCCTCTCACAAAAATATGGTCAAATATTCTCACTCAAATTTGGTTCACAACTTGTGGTCATTGTGTCATCCCCATCAGCAGTTGAAGAATGCTTCACAAAGAATGACATAGTATTAGCCGACCGTCCTCCCCTCCTATTAGGCAAGCACATTGCCTACAACAACACCACCTTATCACAATCCTCATATGGCGATCACTGGCGCAACCTCCGCCGCATTAGTACCCTTGAAATCTTCTCAAGCAATCGCCTCAACAAGTTCTTAGGCATCCGAAGGGACGAGATGAAGCACTTGCTACGCAACCTGTCACGCAATTCTTGCCACGGTTTCGCCAAGGTGGAGCTACAATCAATGTTCTCGGAGATGACATTTAACACCATAATGAGAATGGTGGCAGGGAAACGGTACTACAGGTACGGTGAGGACGTGAAGGACGAGGAAGAAGCGAGACAGTTTAGGCAGATATTAAAAGAGTCAACAAGGTTAGGAGGGGCATCAAATCCAGCGGAGTTTGTACCCATCTTGCGGTGGATGGATTATGGAGGTTTGgagaagaagttgaagagtctCTCCAAGAGGACGGATGAGATCTTGCAAGCACTTGTTGATGAGCAAAGGCGTAAGGAGGAAGAGGGTAACACTATGATTGaccatttgctttctttgcaAAAATCGCAGCCAGACTACTACACAGACCAACTCATCAAGGGGCTTATATTG GTATTGTTATTGGCTGGGACTGATACGTCATCAGTTACATTAGAGTGGGCAATGACTAATCTACTAAATCATCCTAATATATTGAAGAAGGCTAGAGATGAGATAGATAGTCAAATTGGAGAAGAGAAATTGATTGAGGAATCAGATGTTTCCAAATTACCCTACCTTCAAAGTATTATCTCAGAAACTCTTCGATTGTATCCAGCAACACCATTGTTAGTACCCCATATGTCCTCCGCTGATTGCACCATTGAAGGATATGATGTACCAAGTGGCACAATGTTATTGGTCAATGCATGGGCCATACATAGAGATCCTAAGGTGTGGGATGATGCAACTAGTTTTAAGCCTGAGAGGTTTGAAAATGGTGAGGTTGAAGGACATAAGCTAATGCCATTTGGGATTGGGAGGAGGGCTTGTCCTGGGGCGGGCCTCGCCCAACGTACAGTGAGCCTAACTTTGGGTTCGTTGATTCAAAGTTTTGAGTGGGAAAGGGTTACTACAAAAGAAGTTGACATAAATGAAGGCAGTGGGATCACTATGCCTAAAGCCATGCCATTGGAGGCCATGTGCAAAGCACGCCCAATCATGCATAAGTTTCTTTCTAAGTCGACGGATGATGTTTGA